The following is a genomic window from Nitrososphaerota archaeon.
TGGCCTTCAGCTCGTCCGGGGTCCCTATCTTTATGATGTGGCCATGGTCGACGATGGCTATCCTGTCGCAGAGGGAGTCGGCTTCCTCGAGATAGTGGGTGGTGAGGAAGAGCGTCATCCGGTAGTCTTCCTTGAGCATCCTGATGTACTTCCAGACTGCCGCCCTAGTCTGAACGTCGAGTCCCAGGGTCGGCTCGTCCAGGAAGAGGAGCTTCGGGTAGTTTATCAGACCGCTCGCAAGCTCGAGCCTCCGCCTCATCCCGCCGGAGTAGGTGCTCACCTTCCTGTCAGCCGCGTCCTCGAGCTCCACGAGCCTGAGGAGTTCCATGGCGTGCGGCTTCGAGTTGCTCCTTGGTATCCCGTAGAGGTCCGCGCAGAGGATGATGTTCTGCAGCCCCGTCAGGTCTTCATCCGCGGTGTACTCCTGGGGGACGACCCCCACCCTCCTCCTCACCTCGTTGGGATGCTTGTGGATGTCGAGGCCGTCCACGGTCGCAGTCCCCCCGGACGCCCGGAGCAGAGTGGTGAGCATGCTGATTGTGGTGGTCTTGCCTGCGCCATTGGGTCCCAAGAACCCGAATATCTCCCCCTCGTATATCTCGAAAGAGACGCCGTCGACCGCCTTCAGGCTCCCGAAGGACTTCGAGAGACCTTCTACCTTGACGATTGTCTGCTGGCTCATAGGCTCTTCTCCAGCCTGGATACCCTCGTTGCGAGCTCCCTAATCTGTTTGGCGCTGGCGGCGAGCTTCTCGTCCTTCGACTGGGCGAGGTCTTCGAGATATGAAAGGTTGTTCGAGATCTCTCCGAGGGTCCCCTCCACGGATCTCGGCTCGATTCGGCTCGCCTTGGCGGGCCAGTCCGCCTCGGCCCTCCCCTGCGGAGTAATCTCATACTTGTTGTCCGTCTTGCGCTTCTTTACCAGCCCCTCCTCGGCCATCTGTTGGAGCATAGGGTACACCGAACCAGGCGAGGGCCTCCACCACCCCCTGCTCCCTGACTCCATGGCATCCATGATCTCAGCACCGTTCATCGGCTGCTTGGTAACTATCATGAGGATCCACGTCCTGAGGCCCCTGTGGGCGCGTTTCGTCCAGTCCATCCACATATCGGTAATCCTATATCGGTTTTCCGAGTCAGTAGTTAAACCTTGCTCAGCGGTGCTCGCTGGACGGTCTGGGAGGCGCGGTGCCCCTAGCCGCCCTTGACGATGTAGTCCCCAGTCTCGGAGTCCCTAAGGTAGATGGCCCTCCACGGGCATGACTCGGCCGCCCGCTTCAGTCTCTCGAGCTCGACGAGGGTCTCATCTGCGTCCGCGATCCCCAGGGGCTCGCTTCCGATCTGCCTCCGTTCCAGGGAGAAGTGCTCAGGCGCCAGGACCGCGCAGAACCCCGTCCCGAGGCACAGGTCTTCGACGATGCCTGCCTTCACTTTCTTCCCCTCGATGGTCACTATCTCTATCTCTCCACGCTTCTGGAGGTTGGCCTTTCTGATGTCAGGGTTGCGCACTACGGCGTCGGAGATGGACTCCCCGTGCCGCTTGGCGTTGAGGAGCATCTTGTACGCCTTCTCGGTAAGCTCCACGTTCTGGCTCATACCCTAAATCCGCGCGACCGGTATTTCTCTGCAATCCCTAATCCGGATGCATTCCCGCTGCACCCCCGGCGGCGGCCGAGGCGTTCCTGGCGAAGACGAACGGCGTTAGAGGCCCTTCATCTCGAAACTGGCGCCGTAGTCGGACTACGCCTGACCAGCCTTCCCCCGGCAGCGTTGGCAGAACCTCTCGCTGCCCGTCATCCGCTGGACGTAGAAAGCATCCCCGTTTGCACAGATGAAGAGGGCCGCCCTGTCAGGGTCCTCGCTCTTGGCTCGCCTGTAGTTCTGCGTCCAGTACGCCTCCGTTAGGACCAGGTCGTCTCTCTCGCTTTTGATGCCCAGGTCCCACGCATAGCGCTTTGCCACCCTGACGTCCGCGTCCACTACCTCCTGGGTACCCTGGAGCGCTTTCTGCACGAACCCCTTGAGCTGACCGGCATCGGGTTCCCTCCCGTACCTTATCATCCGCGAAACATACCTACCGGGACAGACATGAACGCCGATCGTCCCTCCCTCGACGTACTCCATGGCTGCCTTGCCGCCACAGTGGGAGCACTTCGCCTCAGTGGCGAGCAGCGTCCGGGCCGTGTCCGCGGAGCTATTTTGCAGTGGCTCCACCCTGGAAGTAGGGGCTGTTCAGGAGGTTGGCTACGGCACGCCTCGTCAGTTCCACCCCTTCCGAGTAGCCGGTAAGGACGTGACGGATAGTCCCATCCTGCATCTCAAGGAACACCTGAGGTATCAGATAGTCCTCCGACCAGTCTCCGTACTTCCGGACGAGGTCGTCTGCGATCTTCTCCTGGTCAGGATTGTCGATGTCGTAGTCGTGGAAGTCAAGCCCTAGCCTGTTCGCGGCATCCCTTGCAGGCTCGACTGTGGTTGGGTGGCAGTGCGGGCACCAGGTCGCATGCACGACGTGGACTCCCTT
Proteins encoded in this region:
- a CDS encoding ATP-binding cassette domain-containing protein codes for the protein MSQQTIVKVEGLSKSFGSLKAVDGVSFEIYEGEIFGFLGPNGAGKTTTISMLTTLLRASGGTATVDGLDIHKHPNEVRRRVGVVPQEYTADEDLTGLQNIILCADLYGIPRSNSKPHAMELLRLVELEDAADRKVSTYSGGMRRRLELASGLINYPKLLFLDEPTLGLDVQTRAAVWKYIRMLKEDYRMTLFLTTHYLEEADSLCDRIAIVDHGHIIKIGTPDELKASIGGDVIVVGVAEAGPDISDDIKKIPLVKDVKKTDHEYRIKSEAGEESSIKVIDLIRSKGLHVTKISLTKPTLDEAYLEFTGRSIREEEAGKMDAFKQRVTMMRARR
- a CDS encoding PadR family transcriptional regulator, which produces MWMDWTKRAHRGLRTWILMIVTKQPMNGAEIMDAMESGSRGWWRPSPGSVYPMLQQMAEEGLVKKRKTDNKYEITPQGRAEADWPAKASRIEPRSVEGTLGEISNNLSYLEDLAQSKDEKLAASAKQIRELATRVSRLEKSL
- a CDS encoding ferredoxin; this translates as MLLNAKRHGESISDAVVRNPDIRKANLQKRGEIEIVTIEGKKVKAGIVEDLCLGTGFCAVLAPEHFSLERRQIGSEPLGIADADETLVELERLKRAAESCPWRAIYLRDSETGDYIVKGG